Proteins from a genomic interval of Nematostella vectensis chromosome 12, jaNemVect1.1, whole genome shotgun sequence:
- the LOC5500874 gene encoding target of rapamycin complex subunit lst8, whose translation MPSNGQSEPVLLATSGYDHTIRFWQAHSGICCRTVQHPDSQVNSMEITPDRQLLAAAGYQHIRLYDINSANPNPVVSYDGVSKNVTAVGFHEDGKWMFTGGEDSSARIWDLRTRSLQCQRVFQVNAPVNCVALHPNQGELIVGDQSGAIHMWDLRTDHNEQLIPDANSPVLSLSIDREASYMAAVNNKGNCYVWTLSGGTNDDPTMLHPKTKVEAHKRYALKCQFSPDSCLLATTSADTTVRIWQTADFSLKTTLSDTSQRWVWDCAFSEDSQYLVTASSDNLARLWNVEAGEVVREYSGHQKAVVCLAFKDAQVM comes from the exons ATGCCATCTAACGGCCAAAGCGAGCCAGTACTTCTAGCTACGTCTGGATACGACCACACTATTCGATTCTGGCAAGCTCATAGTGGGATATGCTGCCGTACTGTTCAACACCCCGACTCA CAGGTGAACTCTATGGAGATCACGCCTGACAGACAGCTGTTAGCTGCAGCAG GTTACCAACATATAAGATTGTATGATATCAATTCAGCTAATCCAAACCCG GTTGTTAGTTACGATGGGGTCTCCAAAAATGTGACTGCTGTCGGCTTCCATGAAGACGGAAAGTGGATGTTCACTGGTGGAGAAGACTCCTCTGCACGCATATGGGATTTGAG GACTCGAAGTCTTCAGTGCCAGAGAGTCTTCCAGGTCAATGCACCTGTGAATTGTGTTGCTCTCCACCCAAACCAG GGGGAGTTAATTGTTGGTGACCAGAGTGGAGCTATTCATATGTGGGACCTACGCACAGATCACAATGAGCAGCTG ATTCCTGATGCCAATTCCCCTGTCCTCTCCCTCAGCATAGACCGAGAGGCAAGCTACATGGCTGCAGTCAATAATAAG GGTAACTGTTATGTGTGGACGCTGTCTGGTGGAACAAATGATGATCCAACAATGCTTCATCCAAAAACAAAAGTTGAGGCCCACAAGAGATACGCCTTAAAGTGCCAATTCAGCCCAGACTCGTG CCTCCTTGCCACTACATCTGCTGATACAACAGTTAGGATATGGCAAACAGCAGATTTCTCTCTCAAGACGACCCTCAGTGACACAAGCCAGCGTTGGGTGTGGGACTGTGCTTTCTCTGAGGACTCCCAGTACCTCGTTACAG CATCCTCTGACAACCTCGCCCGTCTATGGAATGTGGAAGCAGGTGAAGTGGTGCGCGAGTACAGCGGACACCAAAAAGCTGTTGTCTGTCTTGCATTCAAGGACGCTCAGGTCATGTGA